The window GCCTCGAGGCGGCCGCCTGTGGCGTTCCGATCGTGACCACGCGGGTCGGGAACATGCCCGAGTTCGTCGAGGAGGGCGTCTCGGGGCTTTTCATCGATCGCGACCCGGACTCGCTCGCCGAGCGGCTGGCATTCCTGCGCGATGCACCTGCGCTTCGCGCCGCGCTGGGCCGGGGCGCTCGTCGCGCCGCCGAGCGGTGGGACTGGCGCCGGCGGGCGGAGCACTACGCGGCGATGTTCGAATCGCTGCTGGCGGCGGGCGGAAAGCGCGACCGGGACGACCGGCGGGAGGGCCCGTCGTTCCGGTCGGCGGCCGACCTCTATCTCGCCAGCGCCGATCGGATGGACGCGGTCGAGCGGAATCTGGCCGAGCTGGCGCGGCGGCCGCCCCCGCGCGGCGGCCGCTATGCGACCGTCATCGGCGGCCTCTCCGGCCTGAACTACCTGCTCCGCCTCGCGCCCAAGGAGGTCGTCTTCTTCGACGTCAACACCGCCGCCCTCGCCTACGCGCGGCTGATCGTCGAGCTGATCGGCCTCAGCGCCGATCACCGTGATTTCACCGGGCGCGTTTTCGGGCGATCGGTCGAGCGCTTCCTCGCCGAGACCGGCGAGCGGGAGCTGTCCCTCGGCAACCAGCGGCGCTACCTCGCGCGCCCGGCCGAGGCGGCCCTGGTGGACGATACGCGGCAGCGCCTGTCGCCGGCGGCGCGGGAGACGTTCGACGCGACGCTGGCGGCGTTCTTGCCGGGGCGCACGGTGGACGGCGCGCGCAACTGCCGCCGGCTGCTGCCGTGCTGGCCGGCGGCGCAGCGCGTCCCCGTCGGGGGCGGCCTCGCCGAAGGGGACGACGAGTGGGGCCGCAGCATCCCGAACACGAACACGCTGTTCTACGGGCACGGCTGGCTCGCTTCGGCGGAGGCCTTCCGGACCGTGAAGCGGGCGCTCGCCGCGGCCGAGGTCCGGTTCGCTCCGTTCGATGTCTTCGACGGCGATCTCGACCAGCTCAGCGGCGGGCCGTCGACCGCCCCCGACCCGCTGGCGATCCACGTGTCGAACATCGACGACTGGTTCCCCGACCGCTTCGCGGCCACGGTCCGGCGATGGCGGGAAGACTGCCTGCGGGAGCAGCGCCCCCTCACCGTGATCACCGCCGTCAATGGCGTGCAGCGGCTGGACGCCGATCCCCACGCCTGGGCCCTCGCCGCATTGCGCCCGTACGTGTTCGGGAAGGTGGTGGAGGTGACGCTGCGGGTCCCGTGGGGCTTTCACGAGCTCGAACGCGTGAACGTCACGGCCGAGCGCTATGCAGCCGCCCCCGTGCCCGCCGAGACGACCATCCTCCACATCCTCGCGGGCGAGGGCGGGCCGCGGGATCTGCTCGCCCGCTGCTACCGGCAGGCCCTGGCGCACGGGTCGCGCGTGCTGGTCCTCGAGCACGATCCCGCATCCGACGATTGGGACGACGACGCCCGGGCCCGGATGCTCGACCGGTCGGCGCTGCTCGAACTCGTCCGGAACGAGGTCGCCGCGGGACGCCGGGGTCGGCTGACCGCCGTGCGCGCCGTCCGGGGAGAGCGGGACGGCCGCCGGAACGTGCTGCTCGTCGTCGACTCGGTGCCGGTGCCGGAGGGGGCCGCCGCCGGAACCGCCCGGGCCGCGGCCGCCGGGCTCCCGGCCTCCGAGAGCGGCTGAGCGCTCCTGCAGTACGCCAGGACGGCGCCTGGGCCCGGCGTCGCCGGCAGGAACGGGCGGGGAACGCACCGGCGACGGGCGCACGGCCCCGGAGGTGCTCCCTCGATGGTGCAAGACGCCGCGCAAGTCGATGAGAAACAAACACTTCGGCGCCATTCCCGAGCATCGATCCATTCGACAGCGGAACCCCCGATCCTCCAACGACTTCGGCGGGACGACGCACCATTGGGGATGCACTTCACACGGCTCGCGGAACACCCGCGCCAGGGGTCTGCCGAAGCGGTCCATCGGGCGGGCTCGCCCGGCCGGAACGGCTTCGCCGCCGGTCGGGGAGCACACGGAGGACGGCCGACGGGGTCCACCGGGCGGGTTTTCCCGGCCGGAGCCGCTCCGTCGCCGGCCGGGGGCGCACGAAGGACGGCCGACCCGCGGGCCTTCCCGTGCCGGGGAACGGCGCCTTGTGGAAAGGCCCCCGCCGCGGGACAGGGACTCCGGCGGGGCGGAATGGGGCCACCCCTATCCAAAATCTTGGATACGCACGGAATCTTGAACGCTGTTGGGCGCGGCTTGCCGAGGCACCGCTTCTAACCCGCTCTCCGGCAATCAATTGAGCGATGAAGCGCCCGCCGGGCGCTGGCATGGCGCTTGCTTTATCGTCTGTCCTGCGTTTGGGAAGCCGGGGCGGCCCGCCCGTCGCGGGTAGGGCTGCTGCCGGGTTACGGGTTCATCTTCTTCGCGCGCGACAGCGCTCATCCCCGATTCATTCGATCGCCAATTGCGGCGGCGGAACGCCGCCCGAGGAGGTTCCAAGATGCGACGCACAATTCTCGCCCTGGGTGCGGTGCTGGCCTGCGTCACGCCGGGACTGGCCCAGAACTACGCCGGATGGGCCCTGAACGACGCGCAGGCCGATCCGTATGTGCTTCTCGGCTCGTCGATCCAGAGCGAGGCCAGCTTTGGCCTGTTCCTCGACAGCTTCGACTACGCGGCGCAGCGCCCGGCCGATCTGGCGCTCATCACCGGGGACGAGAGCACGCGCCATCTCAACCGCCCGGCGACTCGCGAGGGCGACGCGCACATCCTGTACACGAATCTTTCCAACATCGGGACGTCGAACACGTTCCAGGCGGGAAGCGTTTTCCGTGCCGGCCCCGGGAACCTCGTCATCGCGGCCGGGTTTTCCCAGTTCGATCAGAAGACGACGACCGACAGCTTCGGGTCGACGTTCAGCTCCAGGAACGTGAGCAAGTCCGATAACGAGTGGACCCAGGTCGCGATCGGCTACGGCTGGTCCATCGGAGACAAGGGGCATCTCGGCTTCCTCTACAACTACGCCGATCTCAGCCAGCCCGACTCCTCCGTCTCGCAGCAGTTCGCTCCTTCGAGCAGCACCTTCAGCACCCTCGACGACTACCAGATCACCGACCACGACTTCCGCTTTGGCTGGCGGGGTGACCCGTCCGACGGGTTCACCTACTCGGTCGGCGCGCACGCCATGATCCGCGACATCACCGACCTGAGCCGCATCAACGAGAGCGACGGCACGGTCAACAGTGAAGGTCTCGAGATGAGCGGCACGCTCTGGGGCATCGACGGGCGGTTCACCTGGTACCACGACGACTACGACGTCGAACTCTTCGCCGACTACAGCACCGGAAGCTACGATCTCGACAACAACGTTCTCCAGAACGATCCCGGTGATTGGTTCGGCTTTTCCTACGACTATGCCGTCGACGACCAGTTCGACGCGGACATGACGACGATCGGCATGCGCTACCTGCGGCGCCTCGGCCAGGCCGACCTCGGAGTGGGCGTCTCCTTGCAGGACGCCAGCTACGACTTCTTCCTCGCTTACGACAGCGCCGACCCGGGGCCGCCTCCGGGAACGCCGAACACCAGGACCGAGACGTGGCGGAAGCAGGACTGGTTCGCAACGATGATCCCG of the Acidobacteriota bacterium genome contains:
- a CDS encoding glycosyltransferase, with the protein product LEAAACGVPIVTTRVGNMPEFVEEGVSGLFIDRDPDSLAERLAFLRDAPALRAALGRGARRAAERWDWRRRAEHYAAMFESLLAAGGKRDRDDRREGPSFRSAADLYLASADRMDAVERNLAELARRPPPRGGRYATVIGGLSGLNYLLRLAPKEVVFFDVNTAALAYARLIVELIGLSADHRDFTGRVFGRSVERFLAETGERELSLGNQRRYLARPAEAALVDDTRQRLSPAARETFDATLAAFLPGRTVDGARNCRRLLPCWPAAQRVPVGGGLAEGDDEWGRSIPNTNTLFYGHGWLASAEAFRTVKRALAAAEVRFAPFDVFDGDLDQLSGGPSTAPDPLAIHVSNIDDWFPDRFAATVRRWREDCLREQRPLTVITAVNGVQRLDADPHAWALAALRPYVFGKVVEVTLRVPWGFHELERVNVTAERYAAAPVPAETTILHILAGEGGPRDLLARCYRQALAHGSRVLVLEHDPASDDWDDDARARMLDRSALLELVRNEVAAGRRGRLTAVRAVRGERDGRRNVLLVVDSVPVPEGAAAGTARAAAAGLPASESG